One window of Streptomyces sp. SUK 48 genomic DNA carries:
- a CDS encoding isocitrate lyase/phosphoenolpyruvate mutase family protein, which translates to MTADLRETSFAALHRPGEPLLLPNAWDHASAAALAARGFPAIATSSLAVAAGAGLPDGAAATREHTVRLARTLGSGPYHLSVDAEGGFGDDPAQVARLAAELWAAGAVGVNLEDGLGASELLAAKIHAVKAAVPGMFVNARTDTYWSGDGDEKDTLRRLDAYQQAGADGVFVPGLTDPARIAELVRRLGVPLNILHSPAGCTVPRLADLGVARISLGSLLYRRALGAALDAMTDIAAGRTPGGTTPSYDEVCALERSVPASRPANSTG; encoded by the coding sequence ATGACCGCAGACCTTCGGGAAACCTCGTTCGCCGCGCTGCACCGCCCCGGCGAGCCGCTGCTGCTGCCCAACGCCTGGGACCACGCCTCGGCCGCCGCCCTGGCCGCCCGGGGCTTCCCGGCGATCGCCACGTCGAGCCTCGCGGTGGCGGCGGGCGCCGGGCTGCCCGACGGGGCGGCGGCGACCCGGGAGCACACGGTGCGGCTCGCGCGGACGCTCGGTTCCGGGCCGTACCACCTGTCCGTGGACGCCGAGGGCGGCTTCGGCGACGACCCGGCACAAGTGGCCCGGCTGGCTGCGGAGTTGTGGGCGGCCGGCGCGGTCGGCGTCAACCTGGAGGACGGGCTCGGGGCGAGCGAGCTGCTCGCCGCGAAGATCCACGCCGTCAAGGCCGCCGTGCCGGGGATGTTCGTCAACGCCCGCACCGACACGTACTGGTCGGGGGACGGCGACGAGAAGGACACCCTGCGCCGCCTGGACGCCTATCAACAGGCGGGCGCCGACGGGGTGTTCGTGCCCGGCCTCACCGACCCGGCCCGCATCGCCGAGCTCGTACGGCGCCTCGGCGTCCCCCTCAACATCCTCCACTCGCCCGCCGGATGCACCGTCCCCCGCCTCGCCGATCTGGGCGTGGCCCGCATCAGCCTCGGCTCCCTGCTGTACCGCAGGGCGCTGGGCGCGGCACTGGATGCCATGACCGACATCGCCGCCGGCCGGACGCCGGGCGGTACGACCCCCTCCTACGACGAGGTGTGCGCGCTGGAGCGCAGCGTCCCGGCGAGCAGGCCGGCGAACTCCACCGGATGA
- a CDS encoding YihY/virulence factor BrkB family protein, translating into MQPASDSPERSAGRLHRARALYRNVSKRRTAWLLLKDTVNSCMEYRILGLAAEAAFFTLLSVPPLLLCLIGLLAYVDTWTGAHTIGSLETNLLEASRTVLSDKGVKEITEPILHDVIKGGRPDVISLGFLFALWSGSRAVNVFIDTITVMYGLDGVRGIVRTRIMSFVLFIVALLIGSVALPLMVAGPDAVVRVVPWSETVVQVLYWPVVIVLSIVFLTTLYHVSVPVRSPWIEDVPGALVALAMWVLGSFLLRIYLVHTIEGATIYGSLAASVAVMLWIGVSAFAVLVGAAVNAAIDRVWPAAATAAAREANERVRHAQVAEYVARATAARENLPYDPDNPDDPDDPDDPDMPSEFPERWSRFLPPEDVTSRLRGPAWGGHGAHRRVTPKEEKGEKAEQGEKAEHGDGERGDGPQRNGAGPRPANGPGPRADDGFPWFPGNGGGPHIPGDGSGENPYRQW; encoded by the coding sequence AACTCCTGCATGGAGTACCGCATCCTCGGCCTCGCCGCCGAGGCCGCGTTCTTCACCCTGCTGTCGGTGCCCCCGCTGCTGCTCTGCCTCATCGGGCTGCTCGCCTACGTCGACACCTGGACCGGCGCGCACACCATCGGCAGCCTGGAGACCAACCTCCTGGAAGCCTCCCGGACCGTCCTGTCCGACAAGGGCGTCAAGGAGATCACCGAACCGATCCTGCACGACGTCATCAAGGGCGGCCGGCCCGACGTCATCTCCCTCGGCTTCCTGTTCGCCCTGTGGTCGGGGTCCCGCGCGGTGAACGTCTTCATCGACACCATCACCGTCATGTACGGCCTCGACGGCGTCCGGGGCATCGTGCGCACCCGGATCATGTCCTTCGTCCTCTTCATCGTGGCCCTGCTGATCGGCTCGGTGGCGCTGCCGCTGATGGTCGCGGGCCCGGACGCGGTGGTCCGGGTGGTGCCCTGGTCGGAGACGGTCGTACAGGTCCTGTACTGGCCGGTCGTCATCGTCCTGTCCATCGTCTTCCTGACCACGCTCTACCACGTGTCCGTGCCGGTGCGCTCGCCCTGGATCGAGGACGTGCCCGGCGCGCTGGTCGCCCTCGCGATGTGGGTCCTCGGCAGCTTCCTGCTGCGCATCTACCTCGTGCACACCATCGAGGGCGCCACGATCTACGGCTCCCTGGCCGCGTCCGTCGCCGTCATGCTCTGGATCGGGGTGTCCGCCTTCGCCGTGCTGGTCGGCGCGGCGGTCAACGCCGCGATCGACCGGGTCTGGCCGGCCGCCGCGACGGCCGCCGCGCGCGAGGCCAACGAGCGGGTGCGGCACGCGCAGGTCGCCGAGTACGTCGCCCGGGCCACGGCGGCGCGGGAGAACCTCCCGTACGACCCCGACAACCCTGACGACCCCGACGACCCCGACGACCCGGACATGCCCTCCGAGTTCCCCGAACGCTGGTCGCGCTTCCTGCCGCCGGAGGACGTCACCTCGCGGCTGCGGGGGCCCGCGTGGGGCGGCCATGGGGCGCACCGGCGGGTGACACCCAAGGAGGAGAAGGGCGAGAAGGCAGAGCAGGGGGAGAAGGCGGAGCACGGGGACGGGGAGCGGGGCGACGGCCCGCAGCGGAACGGCGCCGGGCCCCGGCCGGCGAACGGCCCGGGCCCGCGCGCCGACGATGGCTTCCCCTGGTTCCCGGGTAACGGCGGCGGCCCCCATATCCCCGGCGACGGGAGTGGCGAGAACCCTTACCGGCAGTGGTGA
- a CDS encoding VOC family protein, whose amino-acid sequence MNAIPAHLDHLVLATPDLAASVAEFARRTGVTPAPGGAHLGHGTRNHLVGLGGRAYLEIVGPDPEQPAPVGERPFGVDRLPGPRVLTWAISPPDLDETIAAARARGYDPGPAHAMSRRTPGGELLRWRLTGGEPAHPSGLVPFLIDWGDSCHPADSGLPLTPLLGVFATVPGPEEVRGPLAALGTGLDLAEGPVALRFTVDTPRGPVTFG is encoded by the coding sequence GTGAACGCCATTCCCGCGCACCTGGACCACCTTGTCCTCGCCACCCCCGATCTGGCCGCGTCCGTCGCCGAGTTCGCGCGGCGCACCGGGGTGACTCCCGCGCCCGGCGGCGCGCACCTCGGCCACGGCACCCGGAACCATCTGGTGGGGCTCGGCGGCCGGGCCTATCTGGAGATCGTCGGCCCGGACCCGGAGCAGCCGGCACCGGTCGGTGAACGGCCGTTCGGGGTGGACCGGTTGCCCGGGCCCCGGGTGCTGACGTGGGCGATCAGCCCGCCGGACCTGGACGAGACGATCGCGGCGGCCCGGGCGCGGGGCTACGACCCGGGGCCCGCGCACGCGATGAGCCGCCGCACCCCGGGCGGGGAACTGCTGCGGTGGCGGCTGACCGGCGGCGAGCCGGCGCATCCCTCGGGTCTGGTGCCGTTCCTGATCGACTGGGGCGACTCGTGCCACCCCGCCGACTCGGGTCTGCCGCTCACCCCGCTGCTCGGGGTGTTTGCGACCGTGCCGGGACCGGAGGAGGTGCGCGGCCCGCTGGCGGCCCTGGGCACCGGGCTCGACCTGGCCGAGGGGCCGGTGGCGCTCCGCTTCACCGTGGACACGCCCCGGGGGCCGGTCACGTTCGGCTGA
- the mmuM gene encoding homocysteine S-methyltransferase, with protein sequence MTGNASAPALATALAAGTVVLDGGLSNQLESAGHDLSDALWSARLLAEHPEALAEAHLAYYLAGASVAITASYQATFEGFARRGIDRAEAARLLALSVRLARRAARRAQDAGVERPLWVAASAGPYGAMLADGSEYRGRYGLGVADLERFHRPRLEALAAAAPDVLALETVPDTDEAAALLRAVRGLGVPAWLSYTIDGPRTRAGQPLEEAFALAADADEIIAVGVNCCAPKDAAPAVELAARVTGKPVVVYPNSGESWQSATHTWTGPATFTPAQVTSWHGGGARLIGGCCRVGPESIASIARTLGAQTL encoded by the coding sequence ATGACCGGCAACGCCTCCGCCCCCGCCCTCGCCACGGCCCTCGCCGCCGGGACGGTCGTCCTCGACGGCGGACTGTCCAACCAGCTGGAGTCCGCCGGGCACGACCTGAGCGACGCGCTGTGGTCCGCGCGGCTGCTCGCCGAACACCCGGAGGCGCTCGCCGAGGCCCATCTCGCCTACTACCTGGCGGGCGCGAGCGTGGCGATCACCGCCAGCTACCAGGCCACCTTCGAGGGCTTCGCCCGGCGCGGCATCGACCGTGCCGAGGCGGCCCGCCTGCTCGCGCTGAGCGTCCGGCTGGCCCGGCGGGCGGCCCGGCGCGCCCAGGACGCGGGCGTGGAGCGCCCGTTGTGGGTGGCCGCCTCGGCCGGGCCGTACGGCGCGATGCTCGCGGACGGCTCCGAGTACCGGGGCCGCTACGGGCTCGGCGTGGCCGACCTCGAGCGCTTCCACCGCCCTCGCCTCGAAGCACTGGCCGCCGCCGCGCCGGACGTCCTGGCCCTGGAGACCGTCCCCGACACCGACGAGGCCGCCGCGCTGCTGCGGGCGGTGCGCGGACTGGGGGTCCCGGCGTGGCTGTCGTACACGATCGACGGCCCCCGCACCCGGGCCGGCCAGCCCCTGGAAGAGGCGTTCGCGCTCGCGGCCGACGCGGACGAGATCATCGCGGTGGGCGTGAACTGCTGCGCCCCGAAGGACGCGGCCCCCGCCGTCGAACTCGCCGCCCGTGTCACCGGCAAACCGGTCGTGGTCTATCCCAACAGCGGTGAGTCCTGGCAGTCGGCCACCCACACCTGGACCGGCCCCGCCACCTTCACACCCGCCCAGGTCACCTCCTGGCACGGCGGCGGCGCCCGTCTGATCGGCGGCTGCTGCCGGGTGGGCCCGGAGAGCATCGCCTCGATCGCGCGGACGCTGGGGGCGCAGACGCTCTGA
- a CDS encoding isocitrate lyase/PEP mutase family protein produces MTHGKKLRDRIAGPGTTPLIGVYDMYSASIAAKHYDGMFVSGFGFAASYYGLPDIGFIAWPDMVAFVQRLRGAFPHHHLLVDIDDGYVDPEVACHVVEHLERIGASGVILEDQKRPRRCGHADGKQVLPLEEYLEKLNQVLETRKDLVVVARTDATDEHDILHRAERLAATDADVVLVDGVRSVEWIKRIREVVGGKPLLFNQIAGGKSPRLSLGELSDFGVDVAIYSTPCLFAAHEAMDSALTGLKAADGRLPVVDPASGIGVQASTTLLERNIARERLAPESVGV; encoded by the coding sequence GTGACCCACGGTAAGAAGCTGCGCGACCGCATCGCCGGGCCCGGAACCACACCGCTGATCGGCGTCTACGACATGTATTCGGCGTCGATCGCGGCCAAGCACTACGACGGTATGTTCGTCTCCGGATTCGGCTTCGCCGCCTCGTACTACGGCCTGCCGGACATCGGATTCATCGCCTGGCCCGACATGGTGGCCTTCGTCCAGCGGCTGCGGGGCGCGTTCCCGCACCACCACCTCCTCGTGGACATCGACGACGGGTACGTCGATCCCGAGGTCGCCTGCCACGTCGTCGAGCACCTGGAGCGCATCGGCGCCTCCGGCGTGATCCTGGAGGACCAGAAGCGGCCCCGCCGCTGCGGCCACGCCGACGGCAAGCAGGTGCTGCCGCTGGAGGAGTACCTGGAGAAGCTGAACCAGGTCCTGGAGACCCGCAAGGACCTGGTGGTCGTCGCCCGCACCGACGCGACGGACGAGCACGACATCCTGCACCGCGCCGAGCGGCTCGCCGCGACCGACGCGGACGTGGTGCTGGTCGACGGGGTGCGCAGCGTGGAGTGGATCAAGCGCATCCGGGAGGTCGTCGGCGGCAAGCCGCTGCTGTTCAACCAGATCGCCGGCGGCAAGTCGCCCCGCCTCTCCCTCGGCGAGCTCTCCGACTTCGGCGTGGACGTCGCCATCTACAGCACGCCCTGCCTGTTCGCCGCGCACGAGGCGATGGACTCGGCGCTCACCGGGCTGAAGGCCGCCGACGGCCGGCTGCCCGTGGTGGACCCGGCGAGCGGGATCGGCGTGCAGGCGTCCACCACCCTGCTGGAGCGGAACATCGCGCGCGAGCGGCTCGCCCCCGAGAGCGTGGGCGTGTGA